The genomic DNA TACATGCATGATGGGGGTCTTGTCCCCACCGGGTACTGGTACTAGGCTATAAGCATGACTCTGTATGCTGGGTCAGCCCTTCATGAGTCATGCAGGAGTCACAGAACAGACAGATAACAGTTTAAAGGATAGTGGGCTCACAATACCACTATCAAATATATTATGCAAGTATCTTAATGCTGTGATTTCTTTGCCAGCACAACCCCTACATTGGGTGTATGACCAGCAGAAGCTCAGTAGCCTTTTGTCCCAAGATGGTCCCCCAGAATTCCGCCCTGTGTCTGCAAATCCCTTCTACACAAGGGCAACTGGCAATCAAAGTTGCTATGGGGATCAAGCTTATGTTCTCCTTGAATCGTTGTCAGAGTGCAAAGGTAAtgtatgttttcattttgtggAGGTTTCTATTCATTACAGTTCCTACACCCCAGCAGTTTTCATGACCACTAAAACTTACTGCACACTCTATTTTACTTCTACCGCCTTACTGTTAAAGGTCAAAGAGATTTTATTTCCTCAGGGCTGTGTTTGTATTACAGTTGGGGTTTCTTTTAGATACAGCTTTTTAAGCTAGTGAATGGCTAAAAATCTATGAAATGACAAACTGTTGCACACAGTTGTGTATAGGCATGTAGGTTGGCAAAGACATTTAAAATGTTTGTAAACAGTGTAACTAGCATAGTTGCAtgttatataggcctactaaactTTCTGATCACTCTTAAAGGTTTGAACACTGATGATCTGAAGCAGCGCACATACAAGTTCTTTGGGCCAGGATCAGAGTATGACACCCCTGTCAATGACCCATACAGAGAAAAAGGAGGTAAATCATTTCTCTGAATCATTTCCTTTTCATTAGTTCAATTAGCAATTAGCAATTAGCAATTCATTAGTGACTTGGAAGCTCCTTTCTTTGTAAATGTTTCTTTGCATAATGGTGTGTAGATACAATCTTGATAATCTGGATAACCAATTGCTCTGTGTGCTACTGACCCTTTAAAGGTCCAAGGCCACAGCTGCCCATTGAAGGACCATGGAGGCATGCAAGTATTAAAGGTTTCATTAAGAATGTGGATGCTGGAAAAGAGAACACAGGTGATTCATGATGTTCTGTGCTGTTTCCTTATCTGTAATGGAACTATCCCTCCTATAGATTCCAGTACTGGATCAGTATGAGCAATCTGGTGTGCATGCACCGAAATTAAGAGTACAGTATTTGATTTTCTGTCTTTTAGGCTGTGAGGAAGACAACCAGATTGATGGAATTGCAAGGCTTGCCCCCATTGTAGCTCTGTATGCTGGGAAACCAGACATGCTGGAAAAAGTAGAGGATGCAGTCCGCGTGACCCAgaacaatgatctgtgtgtggcagagacacTCGCAGCAGCCAGGTGTGTATGTCatgcagatgtgtgtatgtaatgctTCTGATCTGTATGTTATTCATGCAGAACAGACCACTGAGAATATCTTAATCACATCTCAGGCTCTTGGAGCATTTCATCTTGAAGGGTGCAGACCCCGCTGCCTTTGATGCTGTGATTGCACAGCTTAATGACCCCAAGCGTAAGAACTCCCAGGAGCTGGATAAAGCTGTAGCTGGTATGTGAAGCTCTCCGTGTTTCTTCTTTAAATCTTTCATCACTCAGtcatgcatgagagagagagagttgaagttTTAAAAAGGTTTGTTGGATTCATAGGACACCTCTATCAAGTGAAAGAAAACCTTTCTAAGACACCGAAGGAGTTGATTCCCACTGTTTTCACAAGTGCCTGAGGTATGGATCATGTTTATCTCCTAAAAGTGACCAATATATAGTGTTCTAGTGCACTGCTGCCACTTCACCTTGTGTTTCATGTGTTCAGGTTTGCCTGGTGCATTCCAAGCAGCTCTGCATGGGGTCCTGACAGCCACAAGTTTTGAACAGGCTGTGAGAGAGACCATGAGCTGCGGGGGGTGCACCTGTAGCAGGAGCTCCTTCATTGGGGCTTGTATTGGAGCTCAGGTATGTCCTGGGAAGAAATTCAATCTTATGTTCTAtctaaaaaatgtgtttgtaatGGCCCATTACTAATGGGTACTAAATGCTTGAGTCACATGGGTGGTGAActgctcttttctttttttaggttGGACCTGAAGGGATCCCAGATGCATGGAA from Sardina pilchardus chromosome 2, fSarPil1.1, whole genome shotgun sequence includes the following:
- the LOC134059666 gene encoding crystallin J1C-like; the protein is MALALTDRVVGAIIGSAVADAAAQPLHWVYDQQKLSSLLSQDGPPEFRPVSANPFYTRATGNQSCYGDQAYVLLESLSECKGLNTDDLKQRTYKFFGPGSEYDTPVNDPYREKGGPRPQLPIEGPWRHASIKGFIKNVDAGKENTGCEEDNQIDGIARLAPIVALYAGKPDMLEKVEDAVRVTQNNDLCVAETLAAARLLEHFILKGADPAAFDAVIAQLNDPKRKNSQELDKAVAGHLYQVKENLSKTPKELIPTVFTSAUGLPGAFQAALHGVLTATSFEQAVRETMSCGGCTCSRSSFIGACIGAQVGPEGIPDAWKSKTLRYNSLIEHAKKIAELHQA